Genomic DNA from Longimicrobiaceae bacterium:
GTCGCCCGGTCCGCATCGCCTCGTGAGCCGGCCCACCTCCACACGACTGCCGCACGGATGATCAAGAGCGCCCGGCTCGCGAAGCTCGCGATGAAGCTCTGGGAGACCGAACCCGATCCCGGCGACCTCGCGCTGGCGGAGATCTTCAAGACCGACGATTTCCGGCGGGCGGACCCCGCCGGGAGGCGGGAGATGATGCTCGCCTCCGCCCGCTTCCGCTACGAGTACGAGCTTCGGTACCCTTTCTCCCGGTACTTCGCGGCGGACATCCGGCCCCTCCTCGCCGGCAGGGAGGTGCTGGACCTGGGATCGTTCACCGGGGGCAGGTCGGTGGCCTGGTACGAGGCCTACCGGCTCCGCAGGATCGTGGGGGTGGACGTCGCCCCGGAGTTCATCGAGGCGGCGGAGACCTTCGCAGCGGAGCACGGGGCCGACGCGGAGTTCCACCTGGCCGTCGGCGAGCAGCTTCCCTTCGAGGACGACCGCTTCGAAGCCGTGGCGACCTTCGACGTGTTCGAGCACGTCGCCGACCTCTCCCAGGTGATGTCCGAGACCTTCCGGGTGCTGAAGCCCGGGGGCGTGCTGGTGGCGGTGTTCCCTCAATACATGAACCCGTTCGAGCACCACCTGGGCATGGTCACGCGGATGCCCGGGGTGCAGTGGCTCTTCGACAGCGACGCCCTCAACGAGGCGTACCGGGGGATCCTGCGCGATCGCGGCGAGCGGGCGTCGTGGTACGCGCACGACTTCCAGCCGTGGGAGCGGCTGCACACCATCAACGGCACCAGCATCCGGGAGTTCGAGGAGATCGTCCGCGAGCGTCCCTGGGAGGTCGTCTACCAGGACTACATGGTCCTGCTGACCACCACCCGCCCGATCATGGCGCGCCCGCGGCTGAAGCGCGCGCTGGAGGGGCTCCGCCCGCTCCTGGGGGTGCAATGGATCCGCGAGCGCCTGGCCGACCGCATCGCGGTGATCCTGCGCAAGCCCGCCCGGTGAAGGCACGCTAGATGTGCGGGATCGCGGGACTCCAGGGCCGTTTTCCCCCCGGGCTGCTGGACGCCATGAGCGGGGCCATCGCGCACCGGGGGCCGGACGGCCTGGCGAGCGTGACGCTGTCGCCCCCCGCGGCGGCGCCGGTGGGGCTGGCGCACCGCCGACTTGCGATCATCGACCTCTCCGACGAGGGGCGGCAGCCGATGACGGCCGCCTGCTCCCGCTGCGGCTGCGCCGGGCTGGACGACCTGGCGCTGGTCTACAACGGGGAGATCTACAACTTCCCGGAGCTGCGCCGCTCGCTGGAGGGCCGCGGGCACGTCTTCCACAGCCGCACCGACTCCGAGGTCCTCCTCCACCTCTACGCGGAGGAGGGCCTGGCGATGCTCGGGCGGCTGAACGGGATCTTCGCCTTCGCCATCTACGACGGGCGGGAGAACGGGCGCCCGGAAGGGGTGGCGCGGGGGGACCTGTTCCTGGCGCGCGACCACCTGGGCGTGAAGCCGCTCTACTTCGCCGAGGCGGCGGAGGGGCTCCTCTTCGCCTCCGAGATGAAGGCGCTCCTGCGGCACCCCGGGCTCCCCCGGACCGTGGACCACGTCGCGCTGCACCACCAGCTCGCCTACCTCTGGATCCCGGCGCCGCGCACCGGCCTGGAGGCGGTCCGGAAGCTCCGGCCGGGGTACGCGCTCCTCGCCCGCGGGGGGAAGTCGGTGCGGGAGTGGTGCCACTACGACCTCCCCTACGGCGGGCCGTACCTGGACGACTCGGAGGAGGAGGTCGCGGAGCGCGTCCGGGCCGAGATCGAGGAGGCGGTGGCGCGGCAGATGGTCTCCGACGTGCCGGTGGGGGCCTTCCTCTCCGGTGGGCTGGACTCCAGCGCGGTGGTCGCCATGATGCGGCGCGCGCGGCCGGACCACGCCCCTGTCTGCTACAGCATCGGCTTCGCGGAGGGAGGGATCGACGGGAGCCCCGCCGACCTCCCCTACGCGCGGCGGGTGGCGGAGCACCTGGGGGTACGGCTCCACGCGATCGAGGTCCAGCCCGACATCGTCCAGCACCTGGAGCGGATGCTCTACCTGCTGGACGAGCCGCAGG
This window encodes:
- a CDS encoding class I SAM-dependent methyltransferase, which encodes MIKSARLAKLAMKLWETEPDPGDLALAEIFKTDDFRRADPAGRREMMLASARFRYEYELRYPFSRYFAADIRPLLAGREVLDLGSFTGGRSVAWYEAYRLRRIVGVDVAPEFIEAAETFAAEHGADAEFHLAVGEQLPFEDDRFEAVATFDVFEHVADLSQVMSETFRVLKPGGVLVAVFPQYMNPFEHHLGMVTRMPGVQWLFDSDALNEAYRGILRDRGERASWYAHDFQPWERLHTINGTSIREFEEIVRERPWEVVYQDYMVLLTTTRPIMARPRLKRALEGLRPLLGVQWIRERLADRIAVILRKPAR
- the asnB gene encoding asparagine synthase (glutamine-hydrolyzing), whose product is MCGIAGLQGRFPPGLLDAMSGAIAHRGPDGLASVTLSPPAAAPVGLAHRRLAIIDLSDEGRQPMTAACSRCGCAGLDDLALVYNGEIYNFPELRRSLEGRGHVFHSRTDSEVLLHLYAEEGLAMLGRLNGIFAFAIYDGRENGRPEGVARGDLFLARDHLGVKPLYFAEAAEGLLFASEMKALLRHPGLPRTVDHVALHHQLAYLWIPAPRTGLEAVRKLRPGYALLARGGKSVREWCHYDLPYGGPYLDDSEEEVAERVRAEIEEAVARQMVSDVPVGAFLSGGLDSSAVVAMMRRARPDHAPVCYSIGFAEGGIDGSPADLPYARRVAEHLGVRLHAIEVQPDIVQHLERMLYLLDEPQADPAPINALLIAEQARADGIKVLLSGAGGDDVFSGYRRHVALGSERLWGRLPAAARAAVAAPARRVAAGGGPSAGSATLRRVVKLLEHADLPPDRRMAAYFWWSGERLRRSLYSPALARELEDVDTAAPLLESLARIPGERDPLNRMLYLESKHFLADHNLNYTDRMGMAAGVEVRVPLLDLQVVELAARIPARMKQKGRTGKAIFKRAMEPHLPREVIYREKTGFGVPLRRWLRAELRDRVEEVLSPDSLRSRGLFDPRAVQRLMALD